In Xenopus laevis strain J_2021 chromosome 2S, Xenopus_laevis_v10.1, whole genome shotgun sequence, a genomic segment contains:
- the LOC108709919 gene encoding PHD finger protein 6, with product MPNSTPVRGVCAFCHHQEQNEETGRLLKTSDYRVTAHFNCMIFSPNVITTNSPRFGGFDIRSVIKEVKRGKRMRCCFCKKTGATIGCDVQWCRKTYHYMCAKKDQGLIIENEEEEQYLIYCSSHKNVAQDTATTSSGEELNNYPVAGDSGRDSPETPPAKHQICQELLTAVLADQQNTDMESHEYEQEVVHCLSAISASQQRTEAHLRCIGDALWQLVAIGRSSIQTDVSQRDAVTQTELVGDSQYLTLPQKNRNGDPGPSTSQPQTRQLRRRTAGSSKNGKKDLM from the exons ATGCCAAATTCAACACCCGTTCGGGGAGTGTGTGCCTTCTGTCACCATCAGGAGCAGAACGAGGAGACTGGCCGCTTGCTGAAGACCAGCGATTATCGTGTAACAGCCCATTTTAACTGCATG ATTTTTTCACCTAATGTGATAACGACAAATTCGCCCAGGTTCGGAGGATTTGATATTCGTTCTGTGATAAAAGAAGTCAAACGTGGAAAAAGGATG AGATGCTGCTTCTGTAAAAAAACTGGAGCAACTATTGGTTGTGATGTACAATGGTGCAGGAAAACGTATCATTATATGTGTGCAAAGAAAGATCAAGGTTTAAttattgaaaatgaagaagaagaacaataTTT AATTTACTGCTCTAGCCATAAAAATG tggCACAAGACACTGCTACAACTTCCTCTGGGGAAGAGTTAAATAATTATCCAGTGGCCGGAGATAGTGGGAGAGATTCACCTGAGACTCCTCCTGCTAAACACCAAATCTGTCAGGAGCTCCTTACAGCTGTTTTGGCTGACCAGCAGAATACAGACATGGAGTCCCATGAATATGAGCAGGAGGTTGTGCACTGCCTGTCTGCAATCTCAGCCTCCCAGCAGAGAACTGAGGCACATCTCAGGTGCATAGGTGATGCCCTGTggcaattggttgctataggtcgcTCATCTATACAGACTGATGTGTCTCAAAGGGATGCAGTCACACAAACTGAGCTTGTGGGGGACTCACAATATTTAACTCTTCCTCAGAAGAATAGAAATGGTGATCCAGGGCCTAGCACCTCTCAGCCTCAAACGCGGCAATTACGTCGACGGACTGCTGGATCatccaaaaatggaaaaaaagatttaatgtaa